The Primulina huaijiensis isolate GDHJ02 chromosome 12, ASM1229523v2, whole genome shotgun sequence genome has a window encoding:
- the LOC140989614 gene encoding subtilisin-like protease SBT1.3, with the protein MRQPPILLSAPKDSPNGPSHFDIFEHFHFTLIVTAPFFIHFSHFRPQKMPVKWRAFLLLSSCLATILVTCTGTSQTSTKKTYIVYIDKWAKPEKFTDHNQWYSSLIDSVASRTSETGDGNLQLENRIIYNYQTAFHGVAAQLSEEEVKKLQEQDGVMTVFPEAVYQLHTTRSPVFLGLEHEDSTGIWSDVLSDHDVVVGVLDTGIWPESQSFNDSGMTKIPAHWKGTCETGRGFTKSNCNKKIVGAGVFYKGYEAASGRINYQKEYKSARDQDGHGTHTAATVAGAPVRGANLLGYAYGTARGMAPGARIAAYKVCWTGGCFSSDILSAVDQAVADGVNVLSISLGGGVSSYYRDSLSIAAFGAMERGVFVSCSAGNGGPDPISLTNVSPWVTTVGASTMDRDFPANVKLGSGKFFTGASLYKGQKSLFSERQYPLIYHGSNSSNLSPSSMCLEGTLNPHSVAGKIVICDRGISPRVQKGQVVKDAGGIGMILSNTAANGEELIADCHLLPAVAVGEMAGKSIKHYALTNRYATATLAFLGTKLGIRPSPVVAAFSSRGPNLLSLEVLKPDMVAPGVNILAAWTGVLGPSSLPSDPRRTRFNILSGTSMSCPHVSGVAALLKSRHQDWSQAAIKSALMTTAYTHDNNYNPLKDASTDEPSTAYDHGAGHIHPMKALNPGLVYDILPQEYFDFLCTQGLTSSQLLLFARFSKRTCRHSLASPGDLNYPAISAVLSDSGNTTVLTLHRTVTNVGPPVSSYHVVVSPFRGVLVRVEPVTLNFTSKIKKLSYKITFTAKSSQSGPEFGALIWKDGVHSVRSPIVITWITPL; encoded by the coding sequence ATGAGGCAACCACCAATTTTATTATCTGCGCCAAAGGACAGTCCTAATGGCCCCTCCCACTTTGATATTTTCGAACACTTCCATTTTACCCTAATTGTCACTGCACCCTTCTTCATCCATTTCTCACATTTTCGCCCACAAAAAATGCCAGTGAAATGGAGGGCCTTTCTTCTTCTATCAAGCTGTCTGGCTACCATTCTTGTTACTTGTACCGGCACCAGCCAAACGTCAACAAAGAAAACATACATAGTTTACATCGACAAATGGGCAAAACCAGAAAAATTTACTGACCATAACCAGTGGTATTCATCATTGATCGATTCAGTAGCATCAAGAACCTCTGAAACAGGTGATGGAAATTTACAACTCGAAAACAGGATAATTTACAATTACCAGACTGCATTTCATGGTGTCGCTGCTCAGCTTAGTGAAGAAGAAGTAAAGAAACTCCAAGAACAAGATGGAGTTATGACTGTGTTCCCTGAAGCTGTATACCAGCTACACACCACCAGAAGTCCTGTGTTCCTTGGGCTCGAACACGAAGATAGCACCGGCATTTGGTCCGATGTATTATCCGACCACGATGTCGTGGTAGGTGTTTTGGATACCGGGATATGGCCGGAGAGCCAAAGCTTCAACGATTCCGGGATGACAAAAATTCCTGCACATTGGAAAGGCACATGTGAAACGGGTCGTGGATTTACGAAGAGCAACTGCAATAAAAAGATAGTTGGTGCTGGAGTGTTTTACAAAGGATATGAGGCTGCTTCAGGCAGAATCAATTATCAAAAGGAGTACAAATCCGCAAGGGATCAAGATGGACATGGCACCCACACTGCAGCAACAGTTGCGGGAGCTCCAGTTCGGGGTGCCAATCTTTTGGGTTACGCTTACGGGACTGCGAGAGGAATGGCCCCGGGAGCAAGAATTGCAGCCTACAAAGTTTGCTGGACTGGAGGGTGCTTTAGCTCGGACATTCTGTCGGCGGTTGATCAAGCTGTGGCCGATGGAGTCAATGTTCTGTCAATCTCGTTGGGTGGCGGCGTTTCGTCGTATTATCGTGATAGTTTGTCGATTGCAGCATTCGGGGCGATGGAGAGGGGAGTCTTTGTTTCTTGTTCGGCTGGAAATGGTGGCCCTGATCCGATTAGCCTCACCAATGTGTCGCCATGGGTTACAACAGTTGGAGCCAGCACAATGGATAGAGATTTTCCGGCCAATGTTAAGCTTGGGTCCGGTAAATTTTTCACTGGAGCATCGCTCTACAAAGGACAAAAAAGCCTTTTTTCGGAAAGGCAGTATCCTCTCATATACCATGGGAGTAATTCCAGCAATCTTTCACCAAGCTCAATGTGCTTGGAAGGGACCCTGAATCCTCACTCTGTGGCCGGCAAAATCGTGATATGTGACCGCGGCATCAGCCCCCGAGTCCAAAAGGGTCAAGTGGTGAAAGATGCTGGAGGTATAGGCATGATCTTGTCAAATACTGCGGCAAACGGAGAGGAATTGATCGCAGATTGTCATCTTCTCCCTGCAGTGGCAGTTGGGGAAATGGCGGGAAAATCGATTAAGCATTATGCTTTAACAAACCGCTATGCCACTGCGACCCTTGCATTTCTTGGTACCAAGTTGGGCATCAGGCCGTCTCCTGTCGTGGCTGCCTTTTCATCCAGAGGACCGAATCTTCTATCCCTAGAGGTGCTAAAACCTGATATGGTGGCACCAGGAGTAAACATTCTTGCTGCGTGGACCGGAGTTTTGGGGCCGTCAAGTCTCCCTTCCGACCCTagaagaacaagattcaacatCTTATCTGGCACTTCAATGTCGTGCCCTCATGTAAGTGGAGTAGCTGCATTACTAAAATCGAGGCATCAGGATTGGAGCCAGGCAGCAATCAAATCTGCACTAATGACCACTGCTTATACTCATGATAATAACTATAATCCCCTAAAAGACGCCTCGACGGATGAGCCTTCCACAGCATACGACCATGGGGCAGGACACATACATCCAATGAAAGCCCTGAATCCCGGCTTGGTTTACGATATTTTACCCCAAGAATACTTCGACTTTCTTTGTACTCAAGGCTTGACCTCCTCCCAGTTGCTGCTTTTTGCGAGATTCTCGAAAAGAACTTGCAGACATTCTCTTGCCAGCCCAGGGGATTTGAACTACCCCGCGATATCAGCAGTACTTTCTGATAGCGGAAACACTACTGTTTTGACACTTCACAGAACAGTCACGAACGTCGGTCCTCCCGTTTCCAGTTACCATGTTGTGGTGTCTCCTTTTAGAGGCGTACTCGTGAGGGTTGAGCCCGTGACACTGAATTTTACGagcaaaataaagaaattgtcATACAAGATCACATTCACTGCAAAATCTTCACAATCAGGTCCTGAGTTTGGAGCTCTCATATGGAAAGATGGTGTGCATAGCGTAAGAAGCCCGATAGTGATAACATGGATCACACCATTATAA